From the Coprobacter tertius genome, one window contains:
- a CDS encoding rhodanese-like domain-containing protein, translated as MLKNKIFYLISILNILFGCTAGPNVNTIPVKDFQKLIQEKNVQLIDVRTPEEYSAGHIQGAKNIDIKSPDFEEQIKKLDKKKPVALYCRSGRRSLDAAGRIQKLGFNEIYNLEKGFENWEEKIDK; from the coding sequence ATGTTGAAAAATAAAATTTTTTACCTTATATCGATCTTAAACATCCTTTTCGGCTGTACGGCCGGTCCCAATGTAAATACGATTCCTGTAAAGGATTTTCAGAAACTGATACAAGAGAAAAATGTGCAATTGATAGACGTACGTACTCCCGAAGAATATAGTGCAGGACATATTCAAGGAGCCAAAAATATAGATATAAAAAGTCCCGACTTTGAAGAACAGATAAAAAAACTCGATAAAAAGAAACCTGTTGCACTATATTGCCGCAGTGGACGACGTAGTCTCGATGCTGCCGGACGTATACAAAAATTAGGATTCAATGAAATATATAATCTCGAGAAAGGATTTGAAAACTGGGAAGAAAAAATCGATAAATAA
- the nqrF gene encoding NADH:ubiquinone reductase (Na(+)-transporting) subunit F yields the protein MILLMVGNMTILVAVVIFLILILLLVGILLFAKNKLTPSGELTIDINDGEKEVVTGAGTTLLSALGNNKIFLPSACGGQGSCGMCRCQVLEGGGEILPTETGFFTRKQIHDHYRLACQVKVKNDLKVQIPQEVLGIKKWECEVVSNHNVASFIKEFVVRLPEGEVLNFKPGSYIQIDVPKYDIKFSDMEVEEKFRDEWDKFKLWGLVCKNDEETYRAYSMANYPAEGNVVMLNIRIATPPFDRNTGTWAAGIKPGICSSYIFSRKPGDKVTVSGPYGEFHILDTKREMLYIGGGAGMAPLRSHLLHLFRTLKTTDRKISYWYGARSRREIFYEEDFRAIEREFPNFSFHIALSDPQPEDNWTGYTGFIHQVIYDNYLKDHDAPEDIEYYMCGPGPMANAVKKMLWDLGVPREMLMYDDFGA from the coding sequence ATGATATTACTTATGGTTGGCAATATGACGATTTTAGTGGCAGTGGTAATTTTTCTTATCCTCATTCTGCTTTTGGTCGGCATTTTGTTATTTGCAAAAAATAAACTTACTCCTTCGGGAGAACTTACAATCGATATTAACGATGGGGAGAAAGAAGTTGTTACCGGTGCCGGAACGACATTACTTTCGGCTTTAGGCAATAATAAAATTTTTCTTCCTTCAGCTTGTGGCGGTCAGGGTAGTTGTGGTATGTGCCGTTGTCAGGTACTTGAAGGCGGTGGCGAAATACTCCCTACTGAAACTGGGTTTTTTACCCGAAAACAAATACACGACCATTATCGTTTGGCTTGCCAGGTAAAAGTAAAAAACGACCTTAAGGTACAGATACCACAAGAGGTACTCGGTATTAAGAAGTGGGAATGTGAAGTGGTTTCTAATCATAATGTAGCTTCTTTTATCAAAGAATTTGTTGTTCGATTACCTGAAGGAGAGGTTCTTAACTTTAAACCCGGAAGCTATATACAGATTGATGTTCCTAAGTATGATATTAAGTTTTCCGATATGGAGGTCGAAGAGAAATTCCGTGATGAATGGGATAAATTCAAACTTTGGGGACTGGTTTGTAAAAATGATGAAGAAACATACCGTGCTTATTCTATGGCTAATTATCCGGCAGAAGGAAATGTCGTTATGTTAAATATCCGTATTGCCACTCCTCCTTTCGACCGTAATACCGGAACATGGGCGGCCGGTATAAAGCCGGGTATTTGTTCTTCGTATATTTTCTCTCGCAAACCGGGTGATAAGGTTACGGTATCGGGTCCTTACGGAGAATTCCATATTCTCGATACCAAACGTGAAATGCTTTATATTGGTGGCGGTGCCGGTATGGCTCCTTTACGGTCTCATTTATTGCATTTATTCCGTACATTAAAAACAACCGATCGAAAGATTTCGTATTGGTATGGCGCCCGTTCGCGTAGGGAGATCTTCTATGAAGAAGACTTCAGGGCAATAGAACGGGAATTCCCTAATTTTTCATTCCATATCGCTTTGTCCGATCCTCAGCCTGAGGATAACTGGACGGGATATACAGGCTTTATTCATCAAGTAATATATGATAATTATCTTAAAGATCATGATGCTCCTGAGGATATCGAATACTACATGTGCGGTCCCGGCCCGATGGCTAATGCCGTGAAAAAAATGTTGTGGGATTTGGGAGTTCCTCGTGAAATGTTGATGTATGATGATTTCGGAGCTTGA
- the nqrE gene encoding NADH:ubiquinone reductase (Na(+)-transporting) subunit E translates to MENLNLFIKSIFIDNMIFAYFLGMCSYLAVSKNVKTAMGLGIAVTFVLTITLPVDYLLENYILKPGALQWLGEEYKTVDLSFLSLIMFIAVIASMVQLVEMVVEKYAPSLYASLGIFLPLIAVNCAILGGSLFMQQRAFPTVGAATVYGLGSGIGWLLAILGIAAIREKLAYSNVPAPLKGIGITFIATGLMGIAFMSFLGIKL, encoded by the coding sequence ATGGAAAATCTGAATCTGTTTATTAAGTCTATTTTTATAGACAATATGATATTCGCCTACTTTTTAGGTATGTGTTCTTATCTTGCCGTATCTAAAAATGTAAAGACTGCGATGGGACTCGGGATCGCCGTTACGTTTGTTCTTACGATTACTCTTCCGGTTGATTATCTGCTCGAAAATTATATTCTCAAGCCTGGAGCATTGCAATGGCTGGGAGAAGAATATAAAACGGTGGATCTGAGTTTTCTGAGTCTGATTATGTTTATCGCTGTAATTGCATCGATGGTACAATTGGTAGAAATGGTGGTAGAGAAGTATGCGCCGTCGCTGTATGCGTCGCTTGGAATTTTTCTGCCGCTGATTGCCGTTAACTGTGCCATATTGGGTGGTTCTCTGTTTATGCAGCAAAGAGCTTTCCCTACGGTAGGGGCTGCAACGGTTTATGGACTCGGTTCGGGAATCGGTTGGCTTCTTGCTATTTTGGGAATTGCAGCCATACGCGAAAAATTGGCGTATTCAAATGTGCCGGCACCGTTAAAAGGCATCGGTATTACGTTTATAGCAACAGGTCTTATGGGTATTGCCTTTATGAGCTTTTTGGGGATCAAATTATAA
- a CDS encoding NADH:ubiquinone reductase (Na(+)-transporting) subunit D: MLSKKNKQILLGPLSKNNPVIVQILGICSALAVTAKLEPAFVMAISVTAVLAFANVIISLLRNTIPNSIRIIVQLVVVAALVIIVDQVLKAYAYDVSKQLSVFVGLIITNCILMGRLEAFALGNKPWESFLDGVGNGIGYGLILIIVAFFRELLGSGTLFGYKVIPKAFYDWGYENNGLMILPPMALITVACIIWVHRSRNKDLQEK, encoded by the coding sequence ATGTTATCGAAGAAAAATAAACAAATATTACTGGGGCCGCTTTCTAAGAATAACCCGGTGATTGTTCAAATATTGGGAATCTGTTCGGCTTTGGCTGTTACGGCAAAACTGGAACCTGCTTTTGTTATGGCGATTTCGGTTACAGCTGTGTTGGCATTCGCCAATGTGATTATTTCTTTATTGCGCAATACAATACCCAACAGCATACGTATCATAGTACAACTGGTAGTGGTAGCTGCGTTGGTGATTATTGTCGATCAGGTACTCAAAGCATATGCTTATGATGTAAGTAAACAGTTGTCGGTATTTGTCGGACTTATTATTACAAACTGTATTCTCATGGGACGTCTCGAAGCCTTTGCTCTCGGAAATAAGCCCTGGGAGTCGTTTCTCGATGGTGTAGGCAATGGTATCGGTTACGGTCTTATTCTGATTATCGTCGCTTTTTTTCGCGAACTGCTCGGATCGGGAACTTTGTTCGGATATAAAGTGATCCCTAAGGCATTTTATGATTGGGGGTACGAAAATAACGGACTCATGATATTACCTCCTATGGCTCTTATTACAGTTGCTTGTATCATATGGGTACATCGTTCCCGCAATAAAGACTTGCAAGAAAAATAA
- the nqrC gene encoding NADH:ubiquinone reductase (Na(+)-transporting) subunit C → MNKQNNIYTIVYASVMVIVVAAVLAFTALQLKPKQQKNVEIDKMTQILSSVKISANAENAQELYKKYIVDSYVIDEAGNKLEGKDAFTVDVAVQSKIADDKRELPVFVCRLEDGSEKYILPMYGAGLWGPIWGYVSVDTDGNTIYGAYFAHQGETPGLGAEIEKPEFSDQYAGKHFFVDGTFKSVAVEKKGQKPIDGAEYVDAISGGTITSKGVQTMMQNCIIPYQNFLKSLK, encoded by the coding sequence ATGAACAAACAGAATAATATATATACCATCGTTTATGCTTCGGTAATGGTAATTGTTGTTGCCGCAGTATTAGCTTTTACGGCTTTACAACTGAAGCCCAAACAGCAAAAAAATGTAGAGATCGATAAAATGACTCAGATACTGAGTTCGGTAAAAATTTCTGCCAATGCAGAAAATGCTCAGGAGTTATATAAAAAATATATTGTCGATAGTTATGTTATCGATGAAGCCGGTAATAAACTCGAAGGGAAAGATGCTTTTACTGTTGATGTCGCTGTTCAGAGCAAAATCGCTGACGACAAGCGGGAATTACCCGTATTTGTTTGCCGTCTTGAAGATGGTTCCGAAAAATATATCCTGCCGATGTACGGAGCTGGTTTATGGGGGCCGATTTGGGGATATGTTTCGGTAGATACCGACGGTAATACTATTTATGGAGCCTATTTTGCTCATCAGGGAGAGACTCCCGGATTGGGGGCTGAGATTGAGAAACCGGAATTTTCGGACCAATACGCAGGTAAGCATTTCTTTGTAGACGGTACTTTTAAATCGGTGGCTGTAGAGAAAAAAGGTCAGAAACCGATAGATGGCGCGGAATATGTCGACGCTATTTCGGGAGGTACTATAACGAGTAAAGGTGTACAGACGATGATGCAAAATTGCATTATTCCCTATCAGAATTTTTTAAAGTCATTAAAATAA
- a CDS encoding NADH:ubiquinone reductase (Na(+)-transporting) subunit B gives MKALRNYIDKIKPNFEPGGRFEKFQSVFEGFETFLFVPNTTSKSGTHIHDSIDTKRTMSVVIVALLPALLFGMYNVGYQHYLAIGQDAGFWMTFLFGFLAVLPQIVVSYAVGLGIEFTVAQMRGHEIQEGFLVSGILIPMIVPVDTPLWMIAVATAFAVIFAKEVFGGTGMNVFNVALITRAFLFFAYPSKMSGDGVFVRVSDTFGLGAGKVVEGFSGATPLGQVATTPAGMPVQLTDILGHPISTLDSFLGFIPGSIGETSTLAILIGAIILLVTRIASWRIMLSVFAGGLFMGWIANVFSSPIYPASQLTPFDQVCLGGFAFAAVFMATDPVTGARTTLGKYIYGFLIGVVAIIIRIYNNGYPEGAMLAVLLMNVFAPLIDYFVVEANMKKRLKRAKINA, from the coding sequence TTGAAAGCGTTAAGAAATTATATCGATAAAATAAAACCCAATTTCGAACCGGGCGGCAGATTCGAGAAGTTTCAATCGGTATTCGAAGGATTCGAAACATTCTTGTTTGTGCCTAATACCACCTCGAAATCGGGTACACATATTCACGATAGCATCGATACGAAACGTACGATGTCGGTCGTGATCGTCGCATTACTCCCGGCCTTATTGTTCGGGATGTATAATGTAGGTTATCAGCATTATTTGGCGATTGGCCAAGACGCTGGTTTTTGGATGACCTTTCTTTTCGGTTTTCTTGCTGTTCTGCCTCAGATTGTCGTATCATATGCGGTCGGTTTAGGAATCGAATTTACTGTCGCTCAGATGCGGGGGCATGAGATACAAGAAGGATTCCTTGTTTCGGGAATTCTTATACCGATGATCGTGCCGGTAGATACTCCTTTGTGGATGATTGCCGTTGCTACTGCTTTTGCTGTAATATTTGCGAAAGAAGTATTCGGTGGAACGGGTATGAATGTATTTAATGTCGCACTGATTACTCGTGCTTTTTTGTTTTTTGCTTATCCTTCAAAAATGTCGGGTGACGGGGTTTTTGTACGTGTTTCAGATACATTCGGATTGGGTGCCGGCAAGGTTGTGGAAGGGTTCTCGGGAGCAACGCCGCTGGGACAAGTTGCGACTACTCCTGCCGGTATGCCTGTGCAACTTACCGACATTCTCGGTCATCCGATTTCTACTCTCGACTCATTTTTAGGATTTATACCGGGGTCTATCGGTGAGACTTCGACTTTGGCAATTCTTATTGGTGCAATTATACTACTTGTAACTCGTATTGCAAGCTGGCGTATCATGTTGTCGGTTTTTGCTGGCGGTTTATTTATGGGATGGATAGCTAATGTTTTCAGTTCACCTATATATCCGGCTTCGCAATTGACTCCATTTGACCAGGTATGTCTGGGTGGGTTTGCATTTGCTGCCGTGTTTATGGCAACCGATCCGGTAACGGGCGCGCGTACGACATTAGGGAAATATATTTATGGTTTTCTTATCGGTGTAGTAGCGATTATTATACGTATATATAACAACGGATATCCCGAAGGCGCTATGCTGGCTGTATTGCTGATGAATGTATTTGCTCCGCTGATCGATTATTTCGTGGTGGAAGCTAATATGAAAAAACGTTTGAAACGAGCTAAGATTAACGCATAA
- a CDS encoding Na(+)-translocating NADH-quinone reductase subunit A produces MANVVKLKKGLDINLKGKPEYVVEKVPASEYFALIPDDFHGVVPKVTVKPGDHVEAGTPLMYDKNRPEIKFVSPVSGEVIAVNRGERRKVLDITVKADGKQAGVDFGKTDLSVVTPEQLSELLLNAGLFPFIKQRPYDVIADPGKTPRDIFVTAWDSAPLAPDFAFVVKNELENFQSGLDALSKLTEGKVYLGVKASDPVAVKGVEIVAFDGPHPAGNVGVQIQHISPVNKGEVVWTMSAFDVLFIGRLINTGKVDFSRMIAVTGSEITKPCYVETCLGARIDSITKGRVKKADYHQRYISGNVLTGTKVSPDDYLRAPHSQITVIPEGDDCNEFLGWATVGLGKYSVNHSYPTWLLGRKKEYTIDARLHGGERAIIMSGEYDKVFPMDILPEFLIKSTLAFDVEKMENLGIYEVAPEDFALCEFVDTSKLEIQKIIRNGLDQLMNEMN; encoded by the coding sequence ATGGCAAATGTGGTGAAATTAAAAAAAGGGTTGGACATAAATCTGAAAGGTAAGCCCGAATATGTGGTGGAGAAAGTCCCCGCAAGCGAATATTTCGCTCTCATTCCCGACGACTTTCATGGTGTCGTGCCTAAAGTGACCGTTAAGCCCGGGGATCATGTAGAAGCCGGAACACCGCTTATGTATGATAAAAATCGTCCCGAAATTAAATTTGTCTCTCCGGTAAGTGGCGAGGTTATTGCCGTAAATAGAGGGGAAAGACGTAAGGTTCTTGACATAACGGTGAAAGCTGATGGAAAACAGGCGGGTGTCGATTTCGGTAAAACAGATCTTTCTGTAGTTACGCCGGAACAACTTTCCGAACTATTATTGAATGCCGGGTTGTTTCCGTTTATAAAACAACGCCCTTATGATGTTATTGCCGATCCCGGAAAAACTCCTCGCGATATTTTTGTTACGGCTTGGGATTCCGCTCCGTTAGCTCCCGATTTTGCCTTTGTGGTGAAAAATGAGTTGGAGAACTTTCAAAGCGGTCTCGATGCCTTGAGCAAACTTACTGAGGGTAAAGTATATTTGGGAGTAAAAGCTTCGGATCCTGTAGCGGTAAAGGGGGTGGAAATTGTCGCTTTCGATGGCCCGCATCCTGCCGGAAATGTAGGTGTACAAATTCAGCACATTTCGCCGGTGAACAAAGGTGAGGTAGTTTGGACTATGAGTGCTTTCGATGTCCTTTTTATCGGTCGTCTTATAAATACCGGAAAAGTCGATTTCTCTCGTATGATCGCTGTGACCGGTTCTGAAATAACAAAACCTTGTTACGTCGAAACCTGTTTGGGCGCGCGAATCGATTCTATTACTAAGGGAAGGGTAAAAAAGGCCGATTATCATCAGCGCTATATTAGCGGTAATGTACTTACAGGTACAAAAGTTAGTCCCGATGATTATTTGAGGGCTCCGCATAGTCAGATTACGGTTATTCCCGAAGGGGACGACTGTAACGAGTTTTTAGGCTGGGCAACGGTCGGCCTCGGAAAATACAGTGTGAATCACAGTTATCCGACCTGGTTGCTGGGACGTAAAAAGGAATATACGATAGATGCCCGTTTACATGGCGGTGAAAGAGCGATTATTATGTCGGGTGAGTACGACAAGGTATTCCCGATGGATATTTTACCTGAGTTTCTGATAAAATCGACTTTGGCATTTGATGTTGAAAAAATGGAAAATCTGGGAATATATGAAGTCGCACCTGAAGATTTTGCTCTGTGTGAATTTGTGGATACTTCTAAACTTGAAATACAGAAAATCATTCGTAACGGTCTCGATCAACTGATGAACGAAATGAATTAA
- a CDS encoding Ppx/GppA phosphatase family protein encodes MLCMSKFNFAAIDIGSNAVRLMIKGINEGETIDSLTKVFLVRVPLRLGQDTFTLGRISNDKTGKLLRLVKAFRQLMQVYNVISYRACATSAMRDAANGPEVAKYITEKTGVEIEIVTGLEEARIVYDSHIVDVLDRPGNYIYVDVGGGSTEVSLISDRRLRNSHSYNIGTVRILNNKVDKEELLRLYDDLRLLGQMYPDISIIGSGGNINKIFKLSGTPKGNLLTTAALREVLDRLSPLSVKERMEKFDLKPDRADVIVPAAELFLQIANHMKTGGIWVPTIGIVDGITYALCEQFLSAKL; translated from the coding sequence TTGCTATGCATGAGTAAATTCAATTTTGCGGCGATCGATATCGGATCCAATGCCGTGCGCCTTATGATAAAAGGTATAAATGAGGGAGAAACAATAGATTCTCTCACCAAAGTATTTCTGGTACGTGTACCTTTACGGCTCGGACAAGATACTTTTACTCTCGGACGTATATCGAATGATAAAACGGGAAAATTGTTGAGGCTGGTTAAAGCCTTCAGGCAACTTATGCAAGTATATAATGTTATTTCATACAGGGCATGTGCTACATCTGCGATGCGTGATGCCGCAAATGGGCCGGAGGTAGCGAAATACATTACCGAAAAAACCGGAGTGGAAATCGAGATTGTTACTGGCCTTGAAGAAGCTCGTATCGTGTATGACAGCCATATTGTCGATGTGTTGGATCGTCCCGGCAACTATATTTATGTGGATGTAGGCGGCGGAAGTACCGAAGTAAGCCTGATCAGCGACAGGAGATTGCGGAATTCCCATTCGTATAATATAGGTACGGTACGTATTCTTAATAATAAAGTTGATAAAGAAGAGTTGTTGCGTCTTTATGATGACCTTCGATTACTCGGGCAGATGTATCCCGATATTTCGATTATCGGATCGGGAGGAAATATTAATAAGATATTTAAACTTTCGGGGACGCCTAAGGGGAATTTACTTACTACCGCAGCTTTACGAGAAGTTCTCGACAGGTTGTCGCCTCTTTCGGTAAAAGAACGTATGGAGAAGTTCGATCTTAAACCCGACCGAGCCGATGTTATCGTTCCGGCAGCCGAATTATTCCTGCAAATTGCGAATCATATGAAAACAGGAGGTATTTGGGTACCTACAATTGGTATTGTCGATGGTATTACTTATGCTTTATGCGAGCAGTTTTTATCTGCGAAATTGTAA